One genomic segment of Candidatus Deferrimicrobiaceae bacterium includes these proteins:
- a CDS encoding HAD family phosphatase, with translation MTGFRGKPDIRGIIFDFGGVIHSFDTAVFFGRLRDRTDRTLEEMAVLVAGSGLPRSYESGEITSGEFFRGVAGLCGLSITEEEFLSAFVDMFTPIEPTIRLIRGLSRSYRLGLLSNTNEWHFKHHIRAVDIFPLFDAVTLSYQVKAMKPAEQIYRDSLRKIGLPPGECVFIDDREENVAGAQRLGIRAIHYTGHERLVSSLADLGVRVGPGTE, from the coding sequence GTGACCGGTTTCCGGGGGAAACCGGACATCCGGGGGATCATCTTCGATTTCGGGGGCGTCATCCACTCCTTCGACACGGCGGTATTCTTCGGGCGTCTTCGGGACCGGACGGACAGGACGCTCGAGGAGATGGCCGTCCTCGTGGCCGGATCGGGGCTGCCGCGGAGCTACGAATCCGGGGAGATCACGTCGGGGGAGTTCTTCCGGGGGGTCGCGGGATTGTGCGGGCTTTCCATCACCGAGGAGGAATTCCTCTCGGCCTTCGTCGACATGTTCACCCCCATCGAGCCCACGATCCGCCTGATCCGCGGGCTGTCGCGGTCGTACCGGCTCGGTCTGCTGTCCAACACGAACGAGTGGCACTTCAAGCATCATATCCGGGCCGTGGACATCTTTCCCCTGTTCGACGCGGTGACGCTTTCCTACCAGGTAAAAGCCATGAAGCCGGCGGAGCAGATCTACCGGGACTCGCTCCGGAAGATCGGCCTTCCCCCGGGAGAATGCGTGTTCATCGACGATCGCGAGGAGAACGTCGCGGGAGCGCAACGATTGGGCATCCGGGCCATCCACTACACGGGGCACGAACGGCTGGTGTCCTCCCTGGCCGACCTGGGCGTCCGGGTGGGACCGGGGACCGAATGA